cTACAACGCTCCCGCTGCTACCCGAGACTCCGGTTCTGAAGAAAACAACCACCAGAGAAAGCCACAAGGACGCGCCGGTGTGGCTGAGCTTCGGGAACCGCGGCGGTGCAGGTGCGTCGGTGGATCCGTTCTGGTTCCCGGTGGCGGGAACGGTGGTGACGGTAGAGAAGACAATGGTTGGAGAATCACCAAGCCTTCTAGAACTACGCCGGGAAAAAGCATCCCAAAATAATCTTCTACCGTTCCTTCTGGCGTCATGATCATTGGCATCAGCATTGTTTCCAGACAAAATGTTGGAAGATATTGTGACCACGTCAACTTGAAGCACACTATCATTTCCTGTTCCTCTTTCCCGATTGGATACAAGAATACCTAAACCTGAAGGTATTGTCTCACGGCATGGTTCTTCTTCTGGTCCTTGAGAAGTTGCTGCTGAGTTGGAACCTTGAGAAACAAAGTTGGAAGAATTTTGGATAGATATGAATTGCATTCTCAACAGAAAAGCTGATAAActctgaataaaaaaaaaactgtctcAGTCTACCGTTAACCACGTCAGCATTATTTTcacggtgttagttttggaggactaaaaccaaagtttcgaaaagtaTGAGGACTAAAGTGTACCTTACTTtggaagagggacgaaaaccagaaatggccaataatttagggactaaaaacatatttaaccctaataattaaatgtttcatataataaaacttacctcttgaagacttttGCCACAATGAAACAAGCACACAACCAGGGACCTAGCATAAAACCACTACGAACTAGGCACAACCTCCAATGGAGCACAAATCCTTCAATACAACACACAATAATAATGAACCCAACACAAAAGCAGGATTTGAGCACATAACCACTAGCCAAGCACCAAACAATCACACAATATGAACCACCTCCACACACGACAACCAAAACTAGTGCAACTTGACAACACTATCATATACTGCTACAAACTCTAACACCTATACAAACCACCATATATCAAACAAAACCAAATGACAAACAAACTTCACCTTTACGAACCACCAACTAACCTCCACCACCTACAATAGTTAAGAACCACGTCCTCCACCTCCTAAACTAGCCACACTCAAATCCAAACTCAGAATCACATACCAACTGCTCTAGCTTCCTTTTCTAACATGTAACACCTGCAACAAAAAGAAGATAGGTGATGAGTGTATATTTATgtccacatttatgctttaaaattaaatttttgatgagagtcatgtgcttaaatgattgatttaaagtgaatttgtgacAATTGGAATTATtaggtttgggaattaaagagacgtaaaagataaattttagcgcataaattattcttgaatgttctaatgtttatttgtgcagctgaaattacAAGTTTATCGatccaaattgcaaattaaggcccaaattcagattttgtttggaaaataatatttaaataggcTAAACAAGGAGTTTTTACACTTGCACCtcctaaaatccctacatacaAAACAGGCCAAACAACCAAGTCCAAACACTAAGTCTTTTCtcctacacctccctaagtttcctatacacacccctcTTAAACTAGTCTCCACCAAATCATGCCATGTGGCAATCTAAAACCCTAAATGCTATCCAACCACATGCTGCCCCATCACTCCTctctgccacatcatcatcttctccaacaatCTGAAACTCTAATTCCCAATCTAAACCCTAAGGCGCCGTCAGCCACCGCCGCACCATCCACAACCGTCGCCGGTCACCATCGCGCAACCGCCCTCGTCACCACCATGTTGTCCCGCCAAGGTGAAACCGTGCCGCCGCGCCGCTCCGCCACCAACCTTAATGCCATCCTCCATGCCGCCATCACCAAATCGTCCACTACCACCATGACCACCGCGAGCAGCTTGTTCCTTTTTCTCTCGCGGTTCATTCCCATTAACACGCACCTGCAGAGAACCACAATTAAACCCAACCTAGAAAAACCCAAAACCCCCCAAATCTGGCCACAACAGAAAGCTTCAAACAGCATCCTGAACACCATAGTGAATCTGCATCCACCTCCTCCAAGCCAAAAACGCAGAAACAGTATTCGCCCCAACATCGCAACTCCATTCATCGCGCACGAAGCCATATTCTTGCACCTGCAAGAGAAAATCCAATCGCGATTGAGTGCGAGTTCGCCGTTCAGAATGGGAGGACCTTTGCAAGTCAAGTTCGCTTCGTTCTCGTCATCTTCATTCTTCCAGTTCGCCCCAACACCGTGCCTCCATCAGAGAGCAATCCCTCTCACGTTCTTGCCTCATGACAGCGCAGGGGAAGCATCAAGCCCTTTCCCCCAATCTACAGAACCCAAATTTTTTGGGAGAAAGAGGGCTGCCACGCGATAGTCCCTCATTGGGCGCGCCCTTCCTCAGTCAAAGCTCGTCAATACTGCTTAAGTCTGGTCAAATTTGGTCAAACAGAGGTACTagtgcaattttggagaattctgaaggggctaaagtgtagatagaggaaattttaggacatttgtaaaattttggaaagtcagaaaatataaaagataaaattcattgttgaattaatttaatttgggaatatcaacataaaatatcttccaaataatgttataattatctaaatcttttagttatttggaagatataagataaaggtttaaatgcttacttcgttcCCATGTTAAaaggtgaatttttgtttagtacccggttttaaaaaatgtatctATTGAGTcctaaagttgtaaaaattttataaatgaaatccTCTCCATTAAATTGGCTTAAACGGAGTTAACTCCGCACTGACATGggtataaaatatgatattttttcttctctctcatctGTTTTTTCTGCAACTTTCAGCTTTATCTCTTTCCATGTCTTTTGGAACAGCTAGCTTCTACCAGGGTTTCTTCTCGAAATTTCCCTGAAATATTGTCGCCAGCGTCGATGTCACTGAGATCGCCTGGGCTTTTCTAGAAACTGCAGACAACGTCGTTTTGGCACGACTTGAGCCCGTTTTGGTCAACTCACAGCTTTGTCGCAAGTTTGTTGGGGCAGCTCTCTGCCGCCACGATTTCTCCGTTGTCGTCTTTGGACATCTTCAATTGTGGCAACCTGTGCAGAGCCTTTCCGAACGAGCAGCTGCGAAGCATGGGTTTTAACAATCCCTGCTTAGCAATCTTTTGGTGTCGCCGTTCCCTCAACATTCTTCGCCAAACTCACCGCTGCAAAAGGAGACTAGTATAGGGGCTGGTATGGGGAAGAAGGAGAGGACAAAATTGtctaattgtattttaattacAGGACTTTTTTGATGATGGTGACCATTATAACAATGAAAGATTGGTTTAAATCTAGTCAACATACTATTATCACAATGTTTGCTcacattttagtttataaaatgcTAGAATTTTATAGAAATTGATTTTATGATGAACTGTTATCCAAATTCCCTTCTAGGAGGTATTGGAATGCTTAAACTGAAATAGGATTTTGAAATGAGAGATTTGCATAGTTTGATTATTAGATTCTTTTTAGATCTCATTTCCTCCTTCCAAGTCTTCTTCAgtggaaaaaatataataacccACTAGAATACGTTTAACgctaactttttttataacttatacGAGATCTTAgattaaaacaaacataaaagttatgtatatataatgttCAGAATAGAGGAATTTGGCTCAGTAACCATGCCAATGGAACGTTTTGACGATGAAATTGGCTTACTGGTAATGCTCACTTTCGAAACTCACTAACTGACTGGTTTTTCCATAGTGAAACGAGTGCGTAAGAGATTGAAGTTTATCACTCACTgcaacatttattttcttatgcCGCGATTCTAGGGCTGCTTCAAACATTGAATGTATTGAAGACTAGTTTCAGAATCTAGGACAAGTGCTGGTGTAAATCTAAAATGTTGGGGACATACAAAGAGTTGTTGCAAAAGATGACTTGCAATTATGAGAAACCTTGGTAGAAGCTAGCTGTTCCAAAAGACATGGAAAGAGAAAAAGCTGAAAGTTGCAGAAAAAACAtatgagagagaagaaaaaaagtcagATTTTATAGTCACGTCAGCACGAAGTTAACTCGTTTAAGCCAATTTAACAGAGGGGACTTTTTTTATACAGTTTTTACAACTTTGGGACTCAATAGATGCATTTTTAAAACcaggtactaaacagaaattcacctttTAACATGGGGATGAAGTAAACATTTAAAcctaagataaaatattttgtcaactgaatattcaaagtccaagcccaatcaagccctatataaagagacccaggagAGGTAGAAAAGggacttcattcattcattcaccacttctctctctctctctctctctcttattttatcatgtattcaactccattcatggagagctaagcatctagggagagctaagcatctagggttattctgctgtaatttcattatggattctgaggttaagttgagttaatgcaattgtttattttgattaatgatttaagttgttctctctctatgtctttcatctctctatcatattaaaaacaaagatttttgcatcataatgtgtttgaatctacacaTGCATAtggattatatgagttctagggtttctagatttaattgagaatctactttgatttaatttaggaactttcatatgattaaatgatttttactatcaattgagaatgtactttggttggtattaataatttcaactataatcaattgagaatttactttgattgattagcttttaacttttaggagatttaagaatagacatgattaaacataatagaatttgattgagaatgtactttagttgaatttattgtgaataatctaaaAAGGTCTTgtatttgattgaaaatatactttgattaaatgcatgatcgcccttaaattaattaagaatgtactttaattaatttgaaacttaaacaataatcaatgaTGAATctatttaaattgttcaatgaTGAATctatttaaattgttcaatgaTGAATctatttaaattgttcaattgattattcaTCGTTTGAACAATTGGTTATTTAAAAGTGAAAAGTTGTATTTTTTtccctaaaattaaaatatacaatattaatCCCCATAAGAAAAACTAACATGATATGAGGAGACCccattaatttttataacaacGGATTTGGTTTCCCCATTATAGTATGTTACACTAATTCTTATAATTGTGACacattaaatgatttttttcccTAATAGATATTAATGTAAGACATTGATATATCcaagttaattataaaaataacttctTTGTATCTTTGTATTGGGTAAGTATGGTTTCCCATATTCAAACAAACTCTAGGTTGGAATATACAGATGATAACTTATTCCACTAACACTATccgataaaatttaaataagctAAAAACACAATAAACTCGTATATATTTAATGATCGAAACAAACTAAGTAATCTCTTCTTAACCATTATATGAATGTCCAACATGTATACAAATTATGATAGTTATACCAAATTATTTagtaagaatattttaaaattaatatttacttttatttgaaattgaatattaataatttcaaattaatgaaCATGTTATACACCGAAAAGTATTCATCTAACACCATAAAAGACTTTTGATGTAATATTCTTTTCAAAGTTATCAAACTCCATTAAAAGTATGGACAATATGTGCTcctgaatatatttttaaagaagaaaaaaacaattgaaatcataaaatattgaaaatcttgtaaaatatcaataattttctttcatacGAATACGAGTCTTCGAACGCTCAAACGATGGAAACAATTCATTCTTTATGATCTTTTGAACAGAGTTACATACTAGTTGATGGAAGATGATACATTTATTGGAGATAGaacataacattttatatacATTGTTCAAAGAGTGTTAGACCAACTTGTAGTAGCAGTTATTTTCTGAGAGGAGAACCTCGTAGCCTTTCCCACATGGACACCTAAATCCAAGGCTTACGCACTTTTCAGCCCACTCAACACTAACAGCTTCTTCAGAATCTCCTGCTCCCAAATCATCCTGCAAAACCACATGAATTCAAACATCAAAATTAATCTAAGAAGACGAAGGCAAACATACACATACCTGAGGAAGGACTTTCTCATCTTCGGCAGCTAtacactcttcttcttcccttaCATTTTCTTCCTCATCATCCTTCATAACCTCATCCCACCATTGCCTCATCTCTTTCAATCGCTCCTTCATCCTTCTCAGTTTCTGCAAccacaaaacaaacaaacaaagcaAACCCGTTATTCCAAACCCTAAAAGATCAAAACTTTTTATTCCCCTTTTAATTTCTCAACCCTCCGTACCACTGAATCAGGAGTGGCGGTTTCCTCGGCGTTCAGACTCGGCGAAGGTGTGGAGAGATCTGAGACACTCCTCCTGAGGCCCGGCGGCAGGGGTGGCAGCCCGGACCCTCTCTCCGCAGGAGTGGGAGGCGCCGGAGCCGGAGGGCGGTAAGGGTCGGAAACGCAGCGGCGGAGGACGGGGAAGGAGCGGCGCTTGTTGACGAGGGAGTTGAGGTTGAGCGGAATGGGGACGGCGGAGAAGCCGTAATGGGAGAGGTCCTCCTGGTCACAAAATAACTTCTTGGTGGAGGGCTCCCCGGAGAAAGAACACGAGGGCGGCGATCGGCGCTTCATGGGGTTGTTGACCGCGGAGCAGGGCGGCTGACGGTGGCAGCAGCCGTTGTTGAGGTGCATCATGGACAAGAGGTCGGTGGGCTCCACCACTGTCGTGGGATCAGCGTGATCGTGCATCGGTTGTGAGTTTGCCA
This sequence is a window from Vigna angularis cultivar LongXiaoDou No.4 chromosome 2, ASM1680809v1, whole genome shotgun sequence. Protein-coding genes within it:
- the LOC108327174 gene encoding uncharacterized protein LOC108327174, which gives rise to MGEVHAQKEPVTANSPQPTPTQTPPKHKCPSMANSQPMHDHADPTTVVEPTDLLSMMHLNNGCCHRQPPCSAVNNPMKRRSPPSCSFSGEPSTKKLFCDQEDLSHYGFSAVPIPLNLNSLVNKRRSFPVLRRCVSDPYRPPAPAPPTPAERGSGLPPLPPGLRRSVSDLSTPSPSLNAEETATPDSVKLRRMKERLKEMRQWWDEVMKDDEEENVREEEECIAAEDEKVLPQDDLGAGDSEEAVSVEWAEKCVSLGFRCPCGKGYEVLLSENNCYYKLV